The genomic window tttcggactataagtcgcagtttttttcatggtttggccggcagtgcgacttatactcaggagcgacttatgtgtgaaattattaacacattaccttaaaatatcaagtaatattatttagctctttCCCGTAAGAGACTaaacatataagatttcatgggatttagcgattagattgtttggtaaatgtatagcatgttctatattttatagttatttgaatgactcttatcataatatgttatgttaacataccaggcaccttctcagttggttatttatgtgtcatataacgtacacttattcagcctgttgttcactattctttattttaaattgcctttcaaatgtctattcttggtgttgggttttatcaaataaatttcccccaaaaatgcgatttatactccagtgcgacgtatatatgtccttttccttctttattatcaatcaatcaatcaatcaatgtttacttatatagccctaaatcactagtgtctcaaagggctgcacaaaccaccacgacatcctcggtaggcccacataagggcaaggaaaactcacacccagtgggacgtcggtgacaatgatgactatgagaaccttggagaggaggaaagcaatggatgtcgagcgggtctaacatgatactgtgaaagttcaatccataatggatccaacacagtcgcgagagtccagtctaaagcggatccaacacagcagcgagagtcccgttcacagcggagccagcaggaaaccatcccaagcggaggcggatcagcagcgcagagatgtccccagccgatacacaggcaagcagtacatggccaccggatcggaccggaccccctccacaaaggagaatgggacatagaagaaaaaggaaagaaacggcagatcaactggtctaaaaagggagtctatttaaaggctagagtatacaaatgagttttaaggtgagacttaaatgcttctactgaggtagcatctcgaactgttaccgggagggcattcaagagtactggagcccgaaatgaaaaagctctatagctcgcagactttttttgggctttgggaatcactaataagccggagtcctttgaacgcagatttcttgccgggacatatggtacaatacaatcggcaagataggatggagctagaccgtgtagtattttatacgtaagtagtaaaaccttaaagtcacatcctaagtgcacaggaagccagtgcaggtgagccagtacagataaagaagtaaaatacagcactatgtcatcagtttctgatttattaaattctataacagtgcaaaatattgctcatttgtagtggtctttcttgaactatttggggaaaaaaagatacaaaaataactaaaaacttgttgaaaaatatacaagtgattctattataaataaagatttctacacagaaatatacaagtgattcaattatgaataaagatttctacacatagaagtaccgtatttttcggactataaatcacagtttttttcatagtttggagcgacttatgtgtgaaattattatacacattaccgtaaaatccatccatccatccatttctaccgcttattcccttgtctagggtggggtacaccctggacaagtcgccacctcatcgtcgggccaacacagatagacagacaacattcacactcacttttaaacactagggccaatttattgtgtcctatcaacctatccccaggtgcatgtcttttagtctctgagctaaataatattatttgatattttacggtctTTACGGTCACTTCCAAagaccgtaaaatatcaaataatattatttagctcattacgggaatgagctaaataatattatttgatattttatggtccTTACGGTCACTTTCAAagaccgtaaaatatcaaataatattatttagctcatatagctcagctaaataatattatttgatattttacggtccTTACGGTCACTTCCAAagaccgtaaaatatcaaataatattatttagctcatcactgtaagagactaaacgtatacgatttcatgggatttatcgattagaagtgacagattgtttggtaaacgtatagcatgttctatatgttatagttatttgaatgactcttaccataatatgttacgttaacataccaggcaccttctcagttggttatttatgcgtcatatacgcttattcagcctgttgttcactattctttatttattttacattgcctttcaaatgtctattcttggtgttgggttttatcaaataaattttccccaaaaatgcaacttatactccagtgcgacgtatatatgtctttttccttctttattatgcattttcggcaggtgcgacttatactccggagcgacttatactccgaaaaatacggtaatcatcaaattaaagtgccctctttggggattgtaatagagatccatctggattcatgaagttaattctaaacatttcttcacaaaatatgaaatctttaacatcaatatttatggatcatgtcctcaaaatatctagctgtcaacactgaatattgcattgttgtatttttatgaacttacatttatattttgttgaagtattattcaataaatatatttataaagaatttatgaattgttgctattattagaatattttagaaaaatctcacgtaccccttggcataccttcaagtacccctcatttgagaaccactgatatagactaTTAGTTTTTTCACACATGTAGTTTTCTAcgccaaaattaatctatttatttagcTTCTTCAACTTTCTTATTCgtgaattccaaaaattcccagatttcccggacatttttccccattcaaaatgaattggccatttttcaaattttcaccatttccacattttttaacctattcaaaccatttcaccttcaacacattccatatggaagtataattgtctaacatcaacttatatatatagcaatatgatattaatacatatgcatatattaataaatatacaaatacaaaccccgtttccatatgagttgggaaattgtgttggatgtaaatataaacggaatacaatgatttgcaaatcattttcaacccatattcagttgaatatgcaacaaaaacatccatccatccatccactttctaccgcttattcccttttggggtcgcggggggcgctacaaaaacaatatactgtatttccttgaattgccaccggggcgctaatttatttaaaacctcttctcactcctgcgcttaccaaaggcatgcggtaaaagtaagcatgcgctcattattttaaaacctctttccactccggcacttaccaaaggtatgcagtaataaattgaatgtgatgtaagcttgtaccttaaatcctactgaatggctTTTAATCCtattccctttatgcaatttcaaattaccaatattgaaatccgcctcctccattttgaaaatgatgacaggggaagtgtcacttgtgacgtcacgagtttgaccaggcggtaatactaagcatgcgttaattatttggggaagcgagtttgacccagcagtaattcaaggcaggcgcatactatataccctgcggcaattcaagcaaatacgatatttgatataaatataaattgaTGTACTTTGGgaaagaaaaccatatgtgtgaatgttttggagcattcacacaagaAATAAGGGAATTTTGGTGAGGACAACCATATgtatgaatgctccaaagcattcacacaataaatagatgaattttggtgtagaaaaccatgtgtgaatgttttggagcattcacacaatagatagatgcattttggtgtagaaaaccacgtTTGAACTTTTTggcgcattcacacaataaacagatgaattttggtgtagataaccatatgtgtgaatgttttggagaaTTCATACAATAAATATGTTAATTTTGgagtagaaaaccatatgtgcgaatgttttggagcattcacacaataaatagatgcattttgttgtagaaaaccatatgtgtgaacgcttcggagcattcacacactaaatagaTTTGTTTTGgagtagaaaaccatatgtgtgaatgttttggagtgttcacacaataaatagatgcaatttggtgtagaaaaccatatgtgtgaacgcttcggagcattcacacaatacatagattcattttggtgtagaaaaccacatgttttaatgttttggCGCAGTCACACAAAAAACAgatacattttggtgtagaaaaccatatgtgtgaaagTTTTGTAGTATTCATacaaatagatgcattttggtgtagaaaaccaaatACTTCAATGTTTTggcgcattcacacaataaattgaTGTATTTTAGTAAAGAAAacaatatgtgtgaatgttttggagcattcacacaataaataaatgaattttggTGAGgacaaccatatgtgtgaatgtgtttgagcacttacacaataaatagatgaattttggtgtagaaaacccatccatccatttttttctaccgcttattcccttcgtggtcgctggtgcctatctcagctacaatcgggcggaaggcggcgtacaccctggacaagtcgccgcctcattacaggtgtagaaaaccatgtgtgtgaatgttttggagcattcacacaataaatacatgCATTTTAGTGTGGAAAACCTATTGTGTGACTGTTTTGCAGCATTCATACAATAAATAGATGCACTTTGGCGCAGAAAAccacatgtgtgaatgttttggagtattcacacaataaatagatgaattttgatgtagaaaaccatatgtgtaaaagttttggagcattcacacaataataaatagatacattttggtgtagaaaatcatgtgtgtgaatgcttaggaacattcacacaatgaatacatgcattttggtgtagaaaaccatatgtgtgaatgttttggagcattcacacaataaatagatgcatGTTGGTTTAGAAAACAATACGTGTGactgttttggagcattcacacaataaatagatgaattttggtgtagaaaaccaaatgttttggagcattcacacaataaatagatgcatGTTGGTTTAGAAAACAATACGTGTGactgttttggagcattcacacaataaatagatgaattttggtgtaggaAACCATATGTGTAATTATGTTGAAGCAATAACAcaatatattaatacattttggtgtagaaaaccaaatgtttaaatgttttggagcatccacacaataaatagatgaattttggtaaaggaaaccatatgtgtgaataatttagagcattcacacaatacatagatgcattttggtgtagaaaatcaTGTgtaaatgctttggagcattcacagaaatagatgcattttggtgtagaaaaccaaatgtttaaatgttttggaGTATTCACACAAATAGATGTATTTTGGcaaagaaaaccatatgtgtgaatgttttggagcattcacacaataaagagatggattttggtgtagaaaaccatatgtgtgaattttTTGGAGTATTCacacaaataaatgcattttggtaaataaaaaacatatgtgtgaatgttttggaacattcacacaataaatagatgaatgttggtgtagaaaaccatatgtatgAATGTTTTTGATCATTCACACAAatagacgcattttggtgtagaaaaaccatatgtgtgaatgttttggaacattcacacaataaatagatggATTTTGGTGTAGACAACCATATGTATGAatgttttggaacattcacacaatattaaCTGGATATATTttagtgtagaaaaccatatcattcacacaataacaaatAGATGATTTTAAGtgcagaaaaccatatgtgtgaatgttttgtaggattcacacaataaatagattaattttggtgtagagaaccatatgtgtgaatgttttggagcattaatacaataaatacatgcattatggtgtagaaaaccatatgtgtgaatgttttagagcattcacacaatattaaCTGGATACATTttagtgtagaaaaccatatcattcacacaataataaatagattaatttaggtgtagaaaaccatatgtgtggatgttttggagcattcatacaataaatacatgcattttggtgtagaaaaccatatgtgtgaatgtttttggaagattcacacaataaatagatgaattttggtgtaaaaaaacaaatttatgaatgttttggagcattcacacaatattaaCTGGATACATTttagtgtagaaaaccatatcattcacacaataataaatagatgaacttAGGTGtacaaaaccatatgtgtgaatgttttggaggattcacacaataaatagattaGTTTTGGCGTAGagaaccatatgtgtgaatgttttggagcattcgtACAATTATAAAAAGATGCATTTTGGTGTGGAAAACTAtatcattcacacaataataaatatattaactTTGGTgtggaaaaccatatgtgtggaTGCTTTggagctttggagcattcacacaaaaacaacatgtagagaaccatatgtgtgaatgttttggagcattcatacAATTATAAaaagatgcattttggtgtagaaaaccacatcattcacacaataataaacatattaattctggtgtagaaaaccatatgtgtggatgctttggagcattcatacaataaatacatgcattttgatgtagaaaaccatatgtgtgaatgttttggagcatccatccatccatttttgtaccgcttattccgcccgattgttttGGAGTATTCACACAATATTAACTGGATACATTTTAGTGTAGAAAACCAAATCATTCACACAACAACAAATAGATGAATttaggtgtagaaaaccatatgtgtgaatgttttggagcattcaatcaatcaatcaatcaatcaatgtttacttatatagccctaaatcactagtgtctcaaagggctgcacaaaccactacgacatcctcaataAATACATGCATTTAGGTGTAggaaaccatatgtgtgaatgttttggagcatccatccattttctaccgcttattcccttttgggtttgcggggggcctatctcagctacaatcgggcggaaggcagggtacaccctggacaagtcgctacctcatcgcagggccaacacagatagacagacaacattcacactcacattcacacactagggccgatttagtgttgccaatcaacctatccccaggtgcatgtctttggaagtgggaggaagccggagtacccggagggaacccatgcacatgcaaactccacacagaaagatcccgagcctggatttgaacccaacactgcaggacctttgtattgtgagacagacgcactaacccctctgccaccgtgaagccctgttttggagcattcacacaatattaaCTGGATACATTttagtgtagaaaaccatatcatTCACACAATAATCAATAGATTAATTTAGGTGTAGAAaactatatgtgtgaatgttttggaggaTTCACACAAAAAATAGATTAAATTTGGTGTAGAGAagctaatgtgtgaatgttttggagcattcatacAATTATGAAAAGaagcattttggtgtagaaaaacatATCATTCACACgataataaatatgtattaattttggtgtagaaaaccatatttgtggatgctttggagcattcatacaataaatacatgcattttggtgtagaaaaccatatgtgtgaatgttttggaggaTTCACACAATATTAACTGGATACATTTTAGTGTAAAAAACCATATCattcaaacaataataaatatattaattctggtgtagaaaaccatatgtgtggatgctttggagcattcacacaaaaacATTGCGCACTGTGTGGTGTGAGTGCACTTCCCCACACTGGCCACATGATGGAGCTCTTCCAACATCTCTACACGTTAGTAAATACAACCCAAAAACTCAATAACTCGCAAGAATCCACAGCACGTGAAATAATACCAGTTCGTACAATAATTGTGCATATTTGGCTTGCATTAACCGCCACGTACTTCAATAAGAGAGCACAGAGAGAGCATGTCAGTTTATGGTTTATTTCGAAAGcaacacaattaaaaaaatacaattccaaacaataaaaatacaaatcaaaAGGCTTCGATCGCCCGCGTCCAGCCGGCGCCCGACAGCAACGTATGTTTTAAACGCATAGTTTGAGAGGCAAATATCTGCTCCAGGTCCGTGTGCTGCCAACTCACAAACTCGGATAGTCCACCCGAACCCTGCAGCACCGAGATCAGGTTGGAGATGTTGGTGGAGTCCAGCTGCTCCGAGTCCAGGTGGGCTTCATCGTCAGTCCTCATCTGCTTGCACGGCACCGGCACGAAGTCGGACAAGTAGAACTCTGGGTCAACAATGTGATAACTTATGTCCATGCGTCTCTTTTTCGCGTAGCACTGCGCGCCCGAGGACGGTTTTGGCTGCGCGCAACAGTCCGAGTGGAAGTATCCGTTCGTGACAGTGGTCACCACATGCGTGTCCAGGTCCAGCACGGTCTTGTGGTTGGCCGGAATGTGCAACTCCCAGGCGGGCTTGTCCGCACAAGTCCAAAAGGTTTCCGACACCATGAGGTCCGTGTCGGCCATGGCGCACGCAGGCGCGTCCTGGTGCGCCGTCTCCGCCGGGTGCGCTCCGCAGTGCCAAGAGTCCGATTCCACCCCGCCGAAGTTGCAGTAGAAGTCATCGGCCAACTCCGTGAAGCTCCCGGTCAGTCCGAGGTATTCGTGCGTCCCCCGGGCTGCTGCTGCTGCGGCGGCGGCGGAGGCGGCATCCTCGTACTGGTGCGTCCTTGGCGTCGGGGACCAGTTCTTGCTCAGGTATAACTGCCTGGCGTTCCTCAGCACGTACGTGACCAGCAAGTTCTTGTGGAGCTTGATGCCTCCGCGCTGCGTCCTGGAGCTCTGGATTTTCCTCAAAGAAATGGAGATCAGGTTCTGTGCGTCAAAAGCACACTCCATCCTCAACCGGGGCCACACTTGTCTTCCGGTCCCTAGAACGGTTTGCCTTTGAGCGGGAAGAAATAAAGCGTGCCCCCCCCCCTAGTAGATATCGGTGTTTGGTTCGGGTAGACCATGTACATGGCTCTCCATGTCTACTCAGCCAGGGCATGGGTTTGCAACTCTCATATTTCCACGCCACGCCCTCACGCAGACATCGTCCAATGGGAGGGAGGCGGTGCTTCTGGTATAGAGCAAATATCACTCCTTGCCTCGTTCAGAATGCACATACAAGCATGCTGCAGTTCCATCCCGGACGTTTTTAAAGAACTTTACTAACCATTTATTGAATAGGACGGAATAGAACAGATCAACTCAACACAGAGAATAGGCAATCATGGACAAATGTCATATAATATACCACGGTAGTGTTGGTACTTTttaagaggcggtatagtaccgaatatgattcattagtatcgcggtactataccaataccggtataatgtcatgtggtcagatgaaaccaaaatagaactttttggtataaacccaactcgtcgtgtttggaggaagaagaatactgagttgcatcccaagaacaccatacctactgtttatagtttagtttagtttattaaggatccccattagtctacaccacagtggggtccaggcaaaaaacatcacacaaccacagaacaaacgattaaaatgcagtacaacatgatccaataataaattgtcataatacaaaaatagcagcaagaaagaaccaaaaaatactaataaatgttgttacataataattttcatacgaaagataaaaatagcaatataaaaatagatatactgtatacatttttgcaaaaataaaacaaaagaaccaattgcctaaaatatacacattagtgtcccaaagacaaacaataagtgacgaaaaagtatcatccatccattttctgctgcttatcccataatcaataaaatactcaatagtcaataaaaacagtcatgacattaggtacaatctagaataatctctttacgcaatactcctccttttagtttattcttaaagcccactatgttggtgattgatagcagatattgtggaagtctattccaataagtgattgcccgatacattacagtctttttcaaaacatccctTTTGGGTTTAAAACGGGTGAGAGCACCActttgggctagcctggtactgtagttgtgactgtcactggcaagcaagagctgagaatacagatatgagggtttatggtatgtatagatgttttttaaaaatagaatcaaactacaagccagtctttcagcaactttcatccatgacaattcatgatgcatgatctcaatgccagtcctaaatgagcaatggagagctagtctggcagctctgttttgggtaagctggattttatttagatcttgtttagatgcattagaccagattgctgggcagtagtcaatatgtgacaatacaagggattgtataacttgcttcatagatgtgttagttaaaaaaataggcacttcttcttatgattgaaatgcttctgttcatttttgttactatgttttactgtgaagcatgggggtggaaacatcatgctttggggctgtttttctgctaaggggacaggacgattgatccgtgttaaggaaagaatgaatggggccatgtatcgtgagattttggtatagtaccgtgatactattgaatcatattcggtactataccgcctcttaaAAAGTACtggcactggtaccaaaatattggtatggggacaacactactcTGGTAtagggttgcacggtataccaacattttttaaaccaagacctacttcttgggtaatgattaatgcgaagggctaccagtttgatacacacttaaatacatttccagaaatagccaatttggtcagtttaccttaaataaatacatctatatatatttatatataaaaatgggtatttctgtccgtcattccgtcgtaaattttttttccttttacggaaggttttttgtagagaataaatgatgaaaaaaaaccacttaatttaacggtttgaaagaggagaatacacgaaaaaaatgaaaattaaattttgaaacatctgtgttggccctgcgatgagttggcgacttgtccagggtgtaccccgccttccgcccgattgtagctgagataggcgccagcgccccccgcgaccccgaaagggaataagcggtagaaaatggatggatggatggagtttatcttcaatttcgactctttaaaattcaaaattcaaccgaaaaaaataaagaaaaaaactagctaaattgaatctttttgaaaaagttaaaaaaaagattttatggaacatcattagtaatttttcctgaataagattaattttagaattttaaagacatgttttaaataggttaaaatccaatctgcattttgttagaatatataacaaattggaccaagatatatttctaacaaagacaaatcattatttcttctagattttccagaacaaaaattttcaaagaaatttaaaagattgtgaaataagatttaaatttgattctaaagattttctagatttgccaggaatattttttgggaattttaatcataagtttgaataaatatttcacatacattctttgtcgaaaaaacagaagctaaaatgaagaattaaattaaaatgcatttattattctttacaataaaaaaaaaaaaattacttgaacacttatttaaattgtcaggaaagaagaggaaggaatttaaaagataaaacggtatatgtgtttaaaaatcctaaaatcatttttacggttgtatttttttctctaaaattgtcttataTTATACCACTGTAGTGTTGGTACTTTttaagaggcggtatagtaccgaatatgattattagtatcgcagtaccgcgatagtaatgaatcatattaggttctataccgcctctaaaaagtaccggcactggtaccaaaatattggtatggggacaacactactcTGGTATAGGGTTGCACGGTATACTGTACGCAGAGTATGGtataccaacctttttgaaaccaagagctacatcttgggtactgattaatgctaagggataccagtttgatacacacttaaatacatttctaaaaatagtgaatttgctcaatttaccttaaataaataaatctaatgggtatttctgtccgtcattccgtcgtacatttttttcccttttacggaaggttttttgtagagaataaatgatgaaaaaagacaCTTAAGTgagcggtttaaaagaggagaatacacgaaaaaaatgaaaattaaattctgaaacatagtttatcttcaatttcgactcattaaaattcaaatttcaaccgaaaaaaatgaagacaaaaactagctaaattgaatctttttgaaa from Nerophis ophidion isolate RoL-2023_Sa linkage group LG07, RoL_Noph_v1.0, whole genome shotgun sequence includes these protein-coding regions:
- the LOC133555721 gene encoding immediate early response gene 5-like protein, translating into MECAFDAQNLISISLRKIQSSRTQRGGIKLHKNLLVTYVLRNARQLYLSKNWSPTPRTHQYEDAASAAAAAAAARGTHEYLGLTGSFTELADDFYCNFGGVESDSWHCGAHPAETAHQDAPACAMADTDLMVSETFWTCADKPAWELHIPANHKTVLDLDTHVVTTVTNGYFHSDCCAQPKPSSGAQCYAKKRRMDISYHIVDPEFYLSDFVPVPCKQMRTDDEAHLDSEQLDSTNISNLISVLQGSGGLSEFVSWQHTDLEQIFASQTMRLKHTLLSGAGWTRAIEAF